A single window of Metallosphaera hakonensis JCM 8857 = DSM 7519 DNA harbors:
- a CDS encoding class I SAM-dependent methyltransferase, translating to MPTYYPVKRMGITLDEQNFILKRLVQMKPEGDVLDVGCGNSLIPIQLSKSWKKKIIAADIWDEFPLETALRNAQEEGANVEFLKIERPVLSLPLSNSSISFVYSVMFVYNLRKQERESLFSEIYRVLKEGGQFLLVDPVIVRKERKELGKFTEVSYREENALFYYLAKKTG from the coding sequence ATGCCAACTTACTATCCGGTCAAGAGGATGGGCATTACATTAGATGAACAGAACTTTATCCTCAAAAGGTTGGTTCAGATGAAACCTGAGGGGGATGTACTAGACGTGGGTTGCGGCAATTCTTTGATACCGATACAGTTGTCTAAGTCTTGGAAAAAGAAAATAATAGCAGCGGATATATGGGACGAGTTCCCCCTAGAGACTGCCCTTAGGAACGCTCAAGAGGAGGGCGCCAATGTGGAGTTCTTGAAGATTGAGAGGCCTGTACTTAGTTTGCCCCTATCCAACTCCTCCATTTCCTTCGTCTACTCGGTCATGTTTGTGTATAATCTGAGGAAACAAGAGAGGGAGTCCCTGTTCTCAGAGATATACAGGGTACTTAAGGAGGGTGGCCAGTTCCTATTAGTTGATCCAGTCATAGTTAGGAAGGAGAGAAAAGAACTGGGAAAGTTCACTGAAGTCTCCTACAGGGAGGAGAACGCCCTATTTTACTACCTAGCCAAGAAAACCGGATAA
- a CDS encoding NADP-dependent isocitrate dehydrogenase translates to MVQIPDDGERISFENGKWIVPKKPVILYIEGDGIGPEIVSATRTVLNKAVEKAYGSSREIKWVEVLAGDKANAKTGDRFPKETQEMLMKYRVVVKGPLETPIGKGWKSVNVAIRMMLDLYANIRPVKYIDGLESPLKEPNKVDMIIFRENTDDLYRGIEYTYDSEEAKKIRAFLKNELKVQVEDDTGIGIKVISRFKTERITRMAMNYTIQNGRRKVTIMHKGNVLKYTEGAFRDWAYDLIKREYREKVVTEEEINKELGGKAPEGKIVVNDRIADNMFQQIITRPDEYDVILAPNLNGDYISDAAGALIGNIGMLGGANIGDSGGMFEAIHGTAPKYAGKNVANPTGIIKGGELMLRFMGWNEAANLVEKAILTAVSSKKVTQDLARFMGVRALTTTEFTNTLTQIIETLY, encoded by the coding sequence ATGGTTCAGATTCCAGATGACGGCGAAAGGATATCCTTCGAGAACGGAAAGTGGATAGTTCCCAAGAAGCCAGTTATTCTTTATATAGAGGGGGATGGAATAGGTCCAGAAATAGTTAGTGCAACTAGAACTGTTTTGAACAAGGCAGTGGAGAAAGCGTATGGGTCCTCAAGGGAGATAAAATGGGTCGAAGTACTTGCCGGAGACAAGGCTAACGCTAAAACCGGTGACAGATTTCCCAAGGAGACTCAGGAAATGCTCATGAAGTACAGAGTAGTGGTAAAGGGTCCCCTGGAAACTCCCATAGGGAAAGGATGGAAATCGGTGAACGTAGCCATTCGTATGATGTTGGATTTGTACGCCAACATTAGGCCAGTAAAATATATTGACGGACTTGAGTCCCCTCTCAAGGAACCAAACAAGGTTGACATGATTATATTCAGGGAGAACACAGACGATCTTTACAGAGGTATTGAGTATACCTATGACAGTGAGGAGGCCAAGAAAATTAGGGCGTTCTTAAAAAATGAGCTCAAGGTCCAAGTAGAGGACGACACCGGTATCGGGATAAAGGTGATCAGTAGGTTCAAGACCGAGAGAATCACCAGGATGGCAATGAATTACACCATTCAAAATGGCAGGAGAAAGGTGACCATTATGCATAAGGGAAACGTCTTGAAATACACCGAAGGAGCCTTTAGGGATTGGGCCTACGACCTAATCAAGAGGGAGTATAGGGAGAAGGTGGTAACTGAGGAGGAAATAAACAAGGAACTGGGGGGAAAGGCCCCAGAGGGAAAGATAGTAGTAAACGATAGAATAGCGGACAACATGTTCCAGCAGATAATTACTAGGCCAGATGAGTACGACGTGATCCTAGCTCCCAATCTCAACGGTGATTACATATCCGACGCTGCGGGAGCTTTAATAGGTAACATCGGCATGCTGGGAGGAGCCAACATTGGGGACTCCGGTGGTATGTTTGAGGCAATCCACGGTACTGCTCCCAAATATGCCGGAAAGAACGTGGCCAATCCCACGGGGATAATCAAGGGCGGTGAGCTCATGCTTAGATTCATGGGTTGGAACGAAGCTGCAAACCTAGTGGAGAAAGCCATTCTGACTGCGGTCTCGTCGAAAAAGGTCACCCAAGATCTGGCTAGATTTATGGGAGTTAGGGCTTTAACCACAACTGAGTTCACTAATACCCTTACCCAGATCATAGAGACCCTCTACTGA